One Streptomyces sp. SAI-135 DNA segment encodes these proteins:
- a CDS encoding winged helix-turn-helix domain-containing protein gives MATTRSLSTATLPAPSENGARHRLRAVGPDEVPHVAEFLPPGATWLPAPQHTLPTLPGQPPMIGYLVLVPADQHPPFAPEPKAADAGDALVRIDTVQRTAEVSGRQLDLTYLEFELLAHLVQHPHRVHTRDQLVTTVWGYGHVGDGRTVDVHIARLRRKLGAEFRGAIQTVRRVGYKYTPPTAD, from the coding sequence ATGGCGACCACTCGTTCCCTCTCCACCGCCACCCTGCCCGCCCCGTCCGAGAACGGCGCACGCCACCGCCTGCGAGCCGTCGGCCCGGACGAGGTCCCGCACGTGGCGGAGTTCCTCCCCCCGGGCGCCACCTGGCTGCCCGCACCCCAGCACACCCTGCCCACCCTGCCGGGCCAGCCCCCGATGATCGGCTACCTGGTGCTCGTCCCGGCCGACCAGCACCCGCCCTTCGCACCGGAACCGAAGGCCGCGGACGCCGGCGACGCCCTCGTGCGGATCGACACCGTGCAGCGCACCGCCGAAGTGAGCGGCAGGCAACTCGACCTCACCTACCTGGAGTTCGAGCTCCTCGCCCATCTGGTCCAGCACCCCCACCGGGTGCACACCCGCGACCAGCTGGTCACCACGGTCTGGGGCTACGGCCATGTCGGCGACGGCCGTACCGTCGACGTGCACATCGCCCGGCTGCGCCGCAAGCTGGGCGCGGAGTTCCGGGGTGCGATCCAGACCGTGCGGCGGGTCGGCTACAAGTACACGCCGCCGACCGCCGACTGA
- a CDS encoding NAD-dependent epimerase/dehydratase family protein: MRLLLLGGTQFVGRAVAEAALAHGWDVTVFHRGRHAPVAGVRSLHGDRTAPDGLTALAAGGPWDLVVDTWSAAPRAVRDTARLLRDRADRYAYVSSCSVYAWPQPAGYTEDAPVVEGASADAGRTDYARDKRGGELAVLDAFGTERSLLARAGLILGPYENIGRLPWWLGRVARGGPVLAPGPRDLPLQYVDVRDLARWVLEASAAGRHGPYNLAGAPGHTTTGELLDACVAVTGSHAELRWTDPDVVLGAGIAPWTGLPVWVPPGTDLHSTLHGADTSRAADAGLRSRPVTATVADTWNWLRDIGGKAPQRPDRPVVGIDPETEAKALAAGTHG; this comes from the coding sequence ATGAGACTTCTCCTGCTGGGTGGTACGCAGTTCGTCGGCCGGGCCGTCGCCGAGGCGGCCCTGGCCCACGGCTGGGATGTGACCGTCTTCCACCGGGGACGGCACGCGCCGGTGGCCGGGGTGCGGTCGCTGCACGGCGACCGCACCGCGCCCGACGGGCTCACGGCGCTGGCCGCGGGCGGCCCGTGGGACCTGGTGGTCGACACCTGGTCGGCCGCGCCCCGAGCGGTCCGGGACACGGCACGGCTGCTGCGGGACCGGGCCGACCGGTACGCGTACGTGTCGAGCTGCTCGGTGTACGCCTGGCCGCAGCCGGCCGGGTACACCGAGGACGCGCCCGTGGTCGAGGGCGCCTCGGCCGACGCCGGCCGGACGGACTACGCCCGGGACAAGCGAGGCGGTGAACTGGCCGTCCTGGACGCGTTCGGCACCGAACGCTCCCTCCTGGCCCGGGCGGGGCTGATCCTCGGTCCGTACGAGAACATCGGCCGCCTGCCGTGGTGGCTGGGTCGTGTCGCCCGCGGCGGCCCGGTCCTCGCGCCCGGCCCACGGGACCTGCCCCTCCAGTACGTCGACGTCCGCGATCTGGCCCGGTGGGTCCTGGAGGCTTCCGCGGCGGGGCGCCACGGCCCCTACAACCTGGCCGGCGCACCGGGCCACACCACGACGGGCGAACTCCTCGACGCCTGCGTGGCCGTGACCGGCTCGCACGCCGAACTGCGCTGGACCGACCCGGACGTCGTCCTCGGGGCGGGCATCGCCCCCTGGACCGGTCTGCCGGTGTGGGTGCCGCCGGGCACCGACCTGCACAGCACCCTGCACGGCGCCGACACCTCCCGGGCCGCCGACGCGGGCCTGCGCTCCCGTCCGGTCACCGCGACGGTGGCCGACACCTGGAACTGGCTGCGGGACATCGGCGGGAAGGCACCGCAACGCCCGGACCGGCCGGTGGTGGGCATCGACCCGGAGACGGAGGCGAAGGCCCTGGCGGCCGGAACGCACGGCTGA
- a CDS encoding arsenate reductase family protein has translation MEIWINPACSKCRSAIGLLDAEGAEYTVRRYLEDVPSEDEIREVLDRLGLEPWDITRTQEADAKELGLKEWARDDSSRERWIAALAARPKLIQRPIITADDGSALVARTDDAVQDALSRK, from the coding sequence CTGGATCAACCCGGCCTGTTCGAAGTGCCGCAGTGCGATCGGCCTGCTCGACGCGGAGGGTGCCGAGTACACCGTCCGCCGTTATCTGGAGGACGTTCCGAGCGAGGACGAGATCCGCGAGGTGCTGGACCGGCTCGGCCTCGAACCGTGGGACATCACCCGCACCCAGGAGGCCGACGCCAAAGAGCTCGGCCTCAAGGAGTGGGCGCGGGACGACAGTTCGCGTGAGCGCTGGATCGCCGCGCTCGCCGCCCGCCCCAAGCTCATCCAGCGGCCCATCATCACCGCGGACGACGGCTCGGCGCTGGTCGCCCGCACCGACGACGCCGTGCAGGACGCCCTGTCCAGGAAATAG
- the glnII gene encoding glutamine synthetase: MTFKAEYIWIDGTQPTAKLRSKTKILADSEKGAKGAELPIWGFDGSSTNQAEGHSSDRVLKPVFSCPDPIRGGDDILVLCEVLNIDMTPHESNTRAALTEVAEKFAAQEPIFGIEQEYTFFKDGYPLGFPKGGFPAPQGGYYCGVGADEIFGRDVVEAHLENCLKAGLAISGINAEVMPGQWEFQVGPVSPLEVSDHLWVARWLLYRTAEDFGIAATLDPKPVKGDWNGAGAHTNFSTKAMRENYDAIITAAESLGEGSKPLDHVKNYGAGIDDRLTGLHETAPWNEYSYGVSNRGASVRIPWQVEKDGKGYIEDRRPNANVDPYVVTRLLVDTCCSALEKAGQV; this comes from the coding sequence GTGACCTTCAAGGCTGAGTACATCTGGATCGACGGCACCCAGCCGACGGCCAAGCTCCGTTCCAAGACGAAGATCCTGGCAGACTCAGAAAAGGGTGCCAAGGGTGCGGAGCTTCCGATCTGGGGCTTCGACGGGTCCTCCACGAACCAGGCCGAGGGCCACTCCTCGGACCGTGTCCTCAAGCCGGTCTTCTCCTGCCCCGACCCGATCCGCGGCGGCGACGACATCCTCGTCCTGTGCGAGGTCCTCAACATCGACATGACGCCGCACGAGTCCAACACCCGTGCCGCGCTGACCGAGGTCGCGGAGAAGTTCGCCGCCCAGGAGCCGATCTTCGGCATCGAGCAGGAGTACACGTTCTTCAAGGACGGCTACCCGCTCGGCTTCCCCAAGGGCGGCTTCCCGGCCCCGCAGGGCGGCTACTACTGCGGTGTCGGCGCGGACGAGATCTTCGGCCGTGACGTCGTCGAGGCGCACCTGGAGAACTGCCTGAAGGCGGGCCTCGCGATCTCCGGCATCAACGCCGAGGTCATGCCCGGCCAGTGGGAGTTCCAGGTCGGCCCGGTCTCCCCGCTGGAGGTCTCCGACCACCTGTGGGTGGCCCGCTGGCTGCTCTACCGCACCGCCGAGGACTTCGGCATCGCCGCGACCCTGGACCCGAAGCCGGTGAAGGGCGACTGGAACGGCGCGGGCGCGCACACCAACTTCTCCACCAAGGCGATGCGCGAGAACTACGACGCGATCATCACCGCCGCCGAGTCGCTGGGCGAGGGCTCCAAGCCGCTCGACCACGTCAAGAACTACGGCGCCGGCATCGACGACCGCCTGACCGGCCTGCACGAGACCGCCCCGTGGAACGAGTACTCCTACGGCGTCTCCAACCGCGGCGCCTCGGTCCGCATCCCGTGGCAGGTCGAGAAGGACGGCAAGGGCTACATCGAGGACCGCCGCCCCAACGCCAACGTCGACCCGTACGTGGTGACGCGGCTGCTCGTCGACACCTGCTGCTCCGCGCTGGAGAAGGCCGGCCAGGTCTGA